From Lysinibacillus sp. SGAir0095, the proteins below share one genomic window:
- the mnmA gene encoding tRNA 2-thiouridine(34) synthase MnmA produces MVETRDPSQIRVVVGMSGGVDSSVAAYLLKKQGYDVIGIFMKNWDDTDEFGVCTATEDYDDVIKVCNQIGIPYYAVNFEKQYWDKVFTYFLEEYKAGRTPNPDVMCNKEIKFKAFLDHAMKLGADYLATGHYARVEERDGEVAMLRGIDNNKDQTYFLNQLSQEQLKHVMFPIGDIAKPEVRKIAEEAGLATAKKKDSTGICFIGERNFKEFLSQYLPAQPGKMETFDGRVMGTHDGLMYYTIGQRHGLGIGGDGDPWFVIGKDLERNVLYVEQGFHHDALYSTSLKAVKMSFTSGKEKATKFSCTAKFRYRQEDSPVEVELLEDGTALITFEEPVRAITPGQAVVLYNGEDCLGGGTIDEVFKDSEKLTYVG; encoded by the coding sequence ATGGTAGAAACAAGAGACCCATCACAAATCCGCGTAGTTGTTGGTATGTCTGGTGGGGTCGATTCGTCAGTTGCAGCCTACTTACTAAAAAAACAAGGCTATGACGTCATCGGAATATTTATGAAAAACTGGGATGATACAGACGAATTTGGTGTATGTACAGCAACAGAGGATTATGATGATGTAATCAAAGTATGTAATCAAATTGGCATCCCTTATTATGCAGTTAACTTTGAAAAACAATATTGGGATAAAGTATTTACTTATTTCCTTGAAGAATATAAAGCAGGTCGCACACCAAACCCTGATGTTATGTGCAACAAAGAAATCAAATTTAAAGCTTTTCTTGACCATGCGATGAAATTGGGAGCCGACTATTTAGCAACAGGCCACTATGCACGTGTAGAAGAACGTGATGGTGAGGTCGCAATGCTCCGCGGAATTGATAATAATAAAGACCAAACCTATTTCCTAAATCAATTATCACAAGAGCAATTAAAGCATGTAATGTTCCCGATTGGGGATATCGCAAAACCTGAGGTTCGTAAAATTGCAGAAGAAGCAGGTCTTGCAACTGCAAAGAAAAAAGACTCTACAGGAATTTGCTTTATTGGTGAACGAAACTTCAAAGAATTTCTAAGTCAATATCTACCTGCACAGCCAGGTAAAATGGAAACGTTTGATGGACGGGTTATGGGTACACATGATGGTTTAATGTACTATACAATAGGCCAACGACACGGTTTAGGAATTGGTGGAGATGGCGATCCATGGTTTGTAATTGGAAAAGACCTGGAACGCAACGTATTGTATGTTGAGCAAGGCTTCCACCATGATGCCCTTTACTCAACTTCATTAAAAGCGGTTAAAATGAGTTTTACATCAGGCAAGGAAAAAGCAACTAAATTTAGCTGTACTGCTAAGTTCCGTTACCGTCAGGAGGATTCTCCAGTAGAAGTGGAGCTTTTAGAAGATGGAACAGCACTTATTACCTTTGAAGAGCCAGTTCGTGCAATTACACCAGGTCAGGCTGTTGTATTATATAATGGTGAAGATTGTCTTGGTGGCGGTACAATTGATGAAGTATTCAAAGATAGTGAGAAATTAACGTATGTAGGGTAA
- a CDS encoding cysteine desulfurase family protein, translated as METIYLDHAATSPMHPEVIEVVTKAFFQTYGNPSSIHTAGRNARKVLDDARTSLARAIGAKDTEIIITSGGTEADNTAIFGVTNALKSKGKHIITTQIEHHAVLNTCEKLEKEGYEVTYLPVDESGRISVESFKKVLREDTILVTIMYGNNEVGTVQPIAEIGELLKEHQAVFHTDAVQAFGLEKLNVDELQVDLLSVSSHKLNGPKGIGFLYQRTGTNLNATFIGGSQEKKRRAGTENVPAAVGFAKAVEIAQNEMEKKRAQYLQFRDIFLNILDREEIDYKVNGSTEHSLSHVLNISFKGMDVESFLVNLDMSGVYASSGSACTAGSIDPSHVLVAMFGTEREELRNSIRFSFGLGITEEMIKEAALRTAKIVKRLAN; from the coding sequence ATGGAAACAATATATCTAGACCATGCCGCGACATCACCCATGCATCCAGAGGTTATTGAAGTGGTGACCAAAGCTTTTTTCCAAACTTACGGGAATCCTTCGAGTATTCATACGGCAGGTAGAAATGCGCGAAAGGTTTTAGATGATGCCCGCACTAGTTTAGCCCGTGCAATTGGTGCGAAAGATACGGAAATTATCATCACGAGTGGTGGAACTGAAGCGGATAATACAGCGATTTTTGGCGTGACAAATGCGCTGAAATCCAAAGGGAAGCATATTATCACAACACAAATCGAACACCATGCCGTTTTAAATACATGTGAAAAACTTGAAAAAGAAGGTTATGAGGTCACTTATTTACCTGTAGATGAGAGTGGACGCATCTCTGTAGAATCCTTCAAAAAAGTTTTACGAGAGGACACTATTCTTGTAACAATCATGTATGGGAATAATGAAGTAGGTACTGTTCAACCAATCGCAGAAATTGGAGAGCTTTTGAAGGAGCATCAAGCCGTTTTCCATACAGATGCAGTACAGGCATTTGGTTTAGAAAAGTTAAATGTGGATGAGCTTCAAGTCGATTTACTAAGCGTTTCTAGCCATAAGTTAAATGGTCCAAAGGGAATTGGATTTTTATATCAAAGAACAGGTACCAATTTAAATGCCACATTTATAGGTGGTTCTCAAGAGAAAAAAAGAAGAGCGGGTACCGAAAATGTACCAGCTGCAGTGGGCTTTGCAAAGGCCGTTGAGATTGCCCAAAATGAGATGGAAAAGAAACGTGCACAGTACCTGCAGTTTCGAGATATTTTCTTAAATATACTTGATCGTGAAGAAATCGACTATAAAGTAAATGGCAGTACCGAGCATTCATTATCACATGTCTTGAATATAAGCTTCAAAGGAATGGACGTTGAATCATTTTTAGTAAACTTAGATATGTCAGGTGTATATGCATCCAGTGGTTCTGCATGTACAGCCGGTTCAATCGATCCGTCACATGTTCTTGTAGCGATGTTTGGGACAGAACGTGAGGAGCTTCGTAATTCAATTCGTTTTAGTTTTGGATTAGGAATTACAGAGGAAATGATAAAAGAAGCGGCCTTGCGCACAGCGAAAATTGTGAAAAGGCTTGCGAATTAA
- the cymR gene encoding cysteine metabolism transcriptional regulator CymR: MKISTKGRYGLTIMIELAKHYGDGPIPLRQIAAEKDLSEAYLEQLVSPLRIAGLVKSVRGAYGGYLLALPPNKISAADVIKVLEGPIQPVEGIENEEVPQQQLWMRIRDAVKNVLDTTSIEDLANYNDETDVDGYMFYI; this comes from the coding sequence ATGAAAATTTCTACAAAGGGTAGATACGGATTAACAATTATGATTGAATTAGCAAAACATTATGGAGATGGACCAATACCTTTGCGTCAAATTGCAGCAGAAAAGGATTTATCTGAAGCTTATTTAGAGCAACTTGTTTCTCCACTTCGAATTGCTGGCTTAGTTAAAAGTGTCCGTGGAGCATATGGTGGTTATTTATTGGCATTACCTCCTAACAAAATCTCGGCAGCAGATGTGATTAAAGTATTAGAAGGACCAATTCAACCAGTCGAAGGAATTGAAAACGAGGAAGTGCCACAGCAGCAATTATGGATGAGAATTCGTGATGCTGTGAAGAATGTACTCGATACAACATCAATTGAAGACCTAGCAAATTATAATGACGAAACCGATGTAGATGGTTACATGTTCTATATTTAA
- a CDS encoding replication-associated recombination protein A: MHNEPLAYRMRPRNLNEVIGQQHIIGKDTALYKMIHNGHVPSMLLYGEPGIGKTSIAYAIAGSSKLPFFALNATNAGKKDVEQIVSEARIAGKVLLFLDEIHRFNKLQQDTLLPHVENGSIILIGATTENPFHDVNPAIRSRCGEILQLKRHNQEDIVQLIKSTLTDTERGLGKEDIVITEEQVNKIALASNGDARKALTLLESIFYASDEVGGKAIVEDHIIDHLSKRIGVYGDKGGTHFYNLLSALQKSVRGSDTNAAVYYLAHLLENGDLIAVCRRLLVMAYEDVGLANPAVGAHVYAATESAKTLGLPEARIPLASAVIEMCLSPKSNSAYSALDAATVAIHEGKTGDIPLHLRDSHYAGAKVLGHVGYQYPHDHPIGTFGGWVNQEYLPENLKDIEFYKPILAGEEKRSAAIYERLKTFKKEK; this comes from the coding sequence ATGCACAACGAACCTTTAGCATACCGAATGCGCCCACGAAACTTAAATGAAGTTATTGGGCAACAGCACATAATAGGAAAAGATACAGCACTATACAAAATGATCCATAATGGACATGTTCCCTCAATGCTTTTATACGGGGAGCCTGGAATCGGTAAAACCTCGATAGCCTATGCTATTGCCGGCAGCTCAAAGCTTCCTTTTTTTGCTCTGAATGCAACAAATGCAGGAAAGAAAGATGTTGAACAAATCGTTTCCGAAGCAAGGATTGCAGGAAAAGTACTATTATTCCTAGATGAAATTCATCGTTTTAATAAATTACAGCAGGATACCCTATTACCCCATGTAGAAAATGGGTCAATAATTTTGATAGGAGCAACAACAGAAAATCCGTTCCATGATGTTAATCCAGCCATTCGCTCAAGATGCGGAGAGATCCTTCAGCTTAAACGCCATAACCAAGAAGATATTGTTCAACTAATAAAGTCAACCCTGACCGACACGGAGAGAGGTCTTGGTAAAGAGGATATCGTCATTACAGAAGAACAAGTCAACAAAATCGCTCTTGCTTCAAATGGGGATGCACGAAAAGCTTTAACACTATTAGAATCTATCTTTTATGCTTCGGATGAAGTTGGTGGGAAAGCTATCGTTGAGGATCATATAATTGATCACTTATCAAAAAGAATTGGTGTCTATGGAGATAAGGGTGGTACACACTTTTATAATCTTTTGTCTGCACTACAAAAATCAGTACGCGGCAGTGACACAAATGCGGCGGTTTATTATTTGGCACACCTTCTCGAAAATGGAGATTTAATTGCTGTATGTAGAAGATTGCTCGTAATGGCATACGAGGATGTCGGCCTAGCTAATCCAGCTGTGGGTGCTCATGTGTATGCTGCTACGGAATCTGCAAAAACTTTAGGACTTCCTGAAGCACGTATTCCATTAGCTAGTGCAGTCATTGAAATGTGTTTATCTCCTAAATCAAATTCTGCCTACTCTGCTTTAGATGCGGCAACTGTGGCAATTCATGAAGGAAAAACCGGCGACATCCCACTCCATCTTCGAGATAGTCATTATGCAGGGGCAAAAGTTTTAGGGCATGTAGGCTACCAATACCCCCATGACCATCCAATCGGTACTTTTGGTGGATGGGTAAATCAAGAATACTTGCCTGAAAACCTTAAGGATATAGAATTTTACAAACCAATTTTAGCAGGTGAAGAAAAGCGTTCAGCTGCAATTTATGAGCGGTTAAAAACCTTTAAAAAAGAGAAATAA
- a CDS encoding YvrJ family protein, with protein MLDEQLINLISNNGFPIIISIYLLLRFEKKIDCLEQTIQALRFDVDSLKRRSDSD; from the coding sequence ATGCTTGATGAACAATTAATTAACTTAATTAGTAACAATGGTTTTCCAATTATCATCTCGATTTACCTATTGTTGAGGTTCGAAAAAAAGATTGATTGTCTTGAACAAACGATTCAAGCTTTACGATTTGATGTAGATTCTTTGAAGAGAAGGAGTGATTCCGATTAA
- a CDS encoding sigma-70 family RNA polymerase sigma factor has translation MEDTQFKNPLLQAFLAELEHLELYKQYCNSPNEWLKKLIDERFVQFYIRIRAIAYFSKIIYFTARHFDKERRKYEKRYVLTLDSSSCDDYGSKNEGANTLKEMIVDESASIHFQERLSHELDQYIQHPILYRAIQSLNERQQQILYLAYVINISDTEISKKLNVTQQAISKSKNNALAKVRRLINA, from the coding sequence ATGGAGGATACTCAATTTAAGAACCCGTTATTACAAGCTTTTCTAGCCGAACTGGAACATTTAGAGCTTTATAAGCAATATTGTAATTCACCAAATGAATGGTTAAAGAAATTAATTGATGAACGTTTTGTACAATTTTATATTCGAATTCGTGCCATCGCATATTTTTCTAAAATAATTTATTTTACTGCTAGGCATTTTGACAAGGAAAGAAGAAAATACGAAAAACGATATGTATTAACTCTGGATAGCTCTAGTTGTGATGATTATGGAAGTAAAAATGAAGGGGCAAATACTTTAAAAGAAATGATTGTGGACGAATCAGCATCGATTCATTTTCAAGAAAGGTTGAGTCATGAATTAGATCAGTATATCCAGCACCCCATTCTTTATCGAGCTATACAGTCATTGAATGAAAGGCAACAACAAATTTTATATCTGGCCTATGTTATTAACATTTCTGATACCGAAATCAGTAAAAAGTTAAATGTGACGCAACAAGCAATATCAAAATCCAAAAATAACGCTTTAGCGAAAGTGAGGCGATTGATAAATGCTTGA
- a CDS encoding methyl-accepting chemotaxis protein, translating to MNMDQLKKEDLFEKNSILMLVYGIASLLGGVAQFVIGRPIGIALSVLLPVIIVFIYYLLQRKLEILCSAFPYLVLIAVVFTVYGAIITNKVTLATIVLSFFALIIGSIHNQYKVFALGYIGSLICLILNFTLDTEGFAIDPANVFVVHTLMALGVILQVRQNKKMLHNIEGLIVEANEKAIHEQNLHSHLDLAVQNITSKLETITKSMSNASHAQNDMITSIQEVSAGSQRQSDHVFEIVHSTEATTTEISKIQVQLNTIVENAEIASKSAISGANSMNELSNEIDSFKTFFTQLNDTFHILSKKITETNQFALAIQGITNQTNLLALNASIEAARAGEHGKGFAVVADEIRKLAGTTDETLIKIDQNLSEVNAYNQDALLKLENGLQHVTNQIETAERSNKTFTELFESMNSLKYDLIQFVEAVNMIEKNSKAIQESTTDFAAIIEESTAAVDQLNIILKTVNNEQLQVSKHIEETYHQTLSIRQ from the coding sequence ATGAATATGGATCAATTAAAAAAGGAAGACCTATTTGAAAAAAATTCAATTTTGATGTTAGTTTACGGAATTGCCAGTTTACTAGGAGGAGTTGCTCAATTTGTCATTGGACGCCCTATCGGCATCGCCTTATCTGTTTTGTTACCTGTAATCATTGTATTTATCTATTATCTACTCCAAAGAAAATTGGAAATACTCTGTTCCGCATTTCCATATCTAGTATTAATCGCTGTTGTCTTTACAGTTTACGGAGCCATCATTACGAATAAGGTTACTTTAGCAACAATTGTATTAAGTTTCTTTGCCTTAATTATTGGTAGCATTCACAACCAATATAAAGTATTTGCACTTGGTTACATCGGTTCGCTAATTTGTTTAATCTTAAACTTTACGTTAGATACAGAAGGTTTTGCAATTGACCCTGCAAACGTTTTCGTTGTTCATACATTAATGGCTTTAGGAGTTATTCTTCAAGTTCGTCAAAATAAAAAAATGCTTCATAATATTGAAGGCTTGATAGTTGAGGCAAATGAAAAAGCAATCCATGAACAAAATTTACACAGTCATCTGGACTTGGCTGTACAAAATATTACATCAAAATTAGAAACGATTACAAAAAGCATGTCCAATGCCTCACATGCACAAAACGATATGATTACTTCCATACAAGAAGTGAGTGCGGGCTCTCAGCGTCAATCTGACCATGTATTTGAAATCGTTCATAGTACAGAGGCGACAACTACAGAAATCTCAAAAATACAAGTACAATTGAATACGATTGTTGAGAACGCGGAAATTGCCAGTAAAAGTGCAATTTCAGGTGCAAATTCAATGAATGAATTATCAAATGAAATCGACTCATTTAAAACATTCTTCACTCAATTGAATGACACATTCCATATTCTTTCGAAAAAGATTACTGAAACAAATCAATTTGCCCTAGCAATTCAAGGTATTACGAACCAAACAAATTTACTTGCTCTTAACGCCTCAATAGAAGCAGCCCGTGCTGGTGAACATGGAAAAGGATTCGCAGTTGTTGCAGATGAAATTCGCAAATTAGCAGGTACTACTGATGAAACCCTAATTAAAATAGACCAAAACTTATCTGAAGTAAATGCTTATAATCAAGACGCTTTATTAAAACTAGAGAACGGCTTGCAGCATGTGACAAACCAAATCGAAACTGCTGAACGTTCAAATAAAACATTTACAGAGTTATTTGAATCAATGAATTCTCTAAAATATGACCTAATTCAATTTGTTGAAGCTGTAAATATGATTGAAAAGAATAGTAAAGCTATTCAAGAAAGTACAACCGACTTTGCTGCAATCATAGAAGAATCAACAGCTGCTGTAGATCAATTAAATATTATTTTGAAAACAGTAAATAACGAACAACTACAGGTTTCAAAGCATATTGAAGAAACCTATCATCAAACATTAAGTATTCGCCAATAA
- a CDS encoding ThiF family adenylyltransferase yields MLHQFSRNELAIGKEGLEVLKNTTVAILGIGGVGSFAAEACARSGVGRIILVDKDNVDITNVNRQLVAYLSTVGKSKSAVMKERIADINPECEVIDMHMFYTEETYENFFEQNIDFVIDASDTVMYKIHLMKECLKRGIPIISSMGAANKMDPTRFQIADISKTHTDPLAKVIRTKLRKEGIKKGVMVVFSDESPIVARPDVVEEVGNPNAQIRKAKMPPSSNAFVPSVAGLIAASWVINQILKDVKITRVNH; encoded by the coding sequence ATGTTACATCAGTTTTCAAGAAATGAACTAGCGATCGGAAAAGAAGGACTTGAGGTATTAAAAAATACGACTGTAGCTATCTTAGGAATCGGTGGAGTAGGCTCCTTCGCAGCAGAAGCGTGTGCTCGTAGTGGTGTTGGGCGTATTATTTTAGTGGATAAGGACAACGTGGATATTACCAATGTCAATCGACAATTAGTGGCGTATCTTTCGACAGTTGGAAAATCAAAATCGGCTGTTATGAAAGAACGTATTGCAGATATAAATCCTGAGTGTGAAGTAATCGATATGCATATGTTTTATACTGAAGAGACTTACGAAAATTTCTTCGAGCAAAATATCGATTTTGTTATTGATGCTTCTGATACGGTGATGTATAAAATCCACTTGATGAAAGAATGTCTAAAAAGAGGTATTCCAATTATTTCTAGTATGGGTGCTGCCAACAAGATGGATCCAACCAGATTCCAAATTGCTGATATTTCTAAGACGCACACAGATCCATTAGCGAAAGTAATTCGTACAAAGCTTCGTAAAGAAGGTATAAAGAAAGGGGTTATGGTAGTCTTTTCAGATGAATCCCCAATCGTTGCACGTCCAGATGTTGTGGAAGAAGTCGGAAATCCGAATGCTCAAATTCGAAAAGCTAAAATGCCACCTTCTTCAAATGCATTTGTACCTTCTGTTGCCGGGTTGATTGCAGCTAGCTGGGTAATCAATCAGATATTAAAAGATGTGAAAATCACAAGAGTAAATCATTAA
- a CDS encoding IS256 family transposase → MTQLQFNLDMDFLKDSVLNSDLNTVVKSALVLVLNEFMEKERDEYLNAAAYERSNDRIDYRNGYYEREIVMSVGKLTLKVPRTRNGEFSTSVFEKYARHDQALILSMIEMVVNGVSTRKVTQIVEQLCGETVSKSLVSSLTQKLDPIINTWANRPLNTTYYPYIFLDAMYIKVREHHQVVSKAVYIATAITEENKREILGLSVDHVESYDSWSRFLQHLKSRGTQSPKLVISDAHQGLRKAIQREFIGTTWQRCNVHFKRNIIEKLPKKDSGDFRLMIRRIFDAVTLDDMRKFKDELMNQYAEERRYEKALTVLDEGFEDTIQYMNFPKGIRVNIRSTNSLERLNQEVRRRENVIRIFPNTQSAFRLVGAVLMHYQENDYSKRTGLSR, encoded by the coding sequence ATGACTCAATTACAGTTTAACTTAGATATGGACTTTTTAAAAGATTCTGTACTAAATTCTGACTTAAATACAGTGGTTAAATCTGCTTTAGTATTAGTTTTAAATGAGTTTATGGAAAAAGAAAGAGACGAATATTTAAATGCAGCGGCTTATGAGCGTTCGAATGATCGAATCGATTACCGAAATGGCTACTACGAGCGTGAAATCGTTATGAGTGTTGGAAAACTAACTTTAAAAGTTCCTAGAACTCGCAACGGTGAATTTTCTACTAGTGTGTTTGAAAAATATGCTAGACATGATCAAGCGTTGATTCTATCGATGATAGAAATGGTTGTAAATGGTGTCTCCACAAGAAAGGTAACTCAAATTGTGGAACAGCTTTGTGGTGAAACTGTATCAAAATCACTCGTGTCTTCACTGACTCAAAAACTAGATCCCATTATTAACACTTGGGCAAACAGACCTTTAAACACGACTTACTATCCTTATATTTTTCTGGACGCAATGTATATTAAAGTGCGTGAACATCACCAAGTTGTATCGAAGGCTGTCTATATTGCAACGGCTATTACAGAAGAGAATAAACGTGAAATTTTGGGTTTAAGTGTAGACCATGTGGAGAGCTATGATAGCTGGAGTCGTTTTCTTCAACACTTAAAATCCCGAGGAACTCAATCACCCAAGTTAGTTATATCTGATGCTCACCAAGGTTTACGAAAAGCCATCCAACGCGAATTCATCGGAACTACATGGCAAAGATGCAACGTACATTTTAAACGTAATATTATTGAAAAGCTGCCGAAAAAGGATTCAGGAGATTTCCGTCTCATGATTAGACGTATCTTTGATGCAGTTACCCTTGATGATATGCGCAAATTTAAAGATGAATTAATGAATCAGTATGCAGAAGAACGCAGATATGAAAAAGCACTTACAGTACTAGATGAAGGTTTCGAAGATACCATTCAATATATGAATTTTCCGAAAGGTATACGTGTCAATATTCGAAGTACGAATTCTCTGGAACGACTAAATCAAGAAGTACGTAGAAGAGAGAACGTAATCCGTATCTTCCCTAATACCCAATCTGCCTTTAGATTAGTTGGTGCTGTGTTAATGCACTATCAAGAAAACGATTATTCAAAAAGAACAGGACTTTCTAGATAG
- the aspS gene encoding aspartate--tRNA ligase translates to MAQRTHACADLNEQQQNEKVVLKGWVQKRRDLGGLIFVDLRDRSGIVQVVFGDEAKDALAVAEKIRNEYVVEIEGTVVLRDESQVNPNIKSGKIEVIASSIIIINEAKTPPFAIDNKVEVSEDLRLKYRYLDLRRPVMYNTFKLRSDITRSIRNFLQNEGFLEVETPILTKSTPEGARDYLVPSRVHEGEFYALPQSPQLFKQLLMVSGFEKYFQIARCFRDEDLRADRQPEFTQVDIETSFMSMDEIIGMNERLIQTVMKEAKGVDVQLPFQRMSYKEAMDRFGSDKPDVRFGLELVQLSEIVRDSSFKVFAQAVESGGEVKAINVKGNADKYSRKDIDALTEFVKIYGAKGLAWLKVTEEGLNGPIAKFFEGEIAESLMDATNAESGDLLLFVADSSPVVAASLGALRNKLGKELELIDESVYAFLWVTDWPLLEYDEEAGRYTAAHHPFTRPFAEDIDKMETNPAEVRAQAYDIVLNGYELGGGSLRIYERDLQEKMFKLLGFTEEEAKEQFGFLLEAFDYGVPPHGGLAFGLDRFVMLLAGRTNLRDTIAFPKTATASCLLTSAPSEVSDAQLQELSLAVTKKKED, encoded by the coding sequence ATGGCTCAGAGAACACATGCATGTGCTGATTTAAACGAACAACAGCAAAATGAAAAAGTAGTATTAAAAGGATGGGTACAAAAACGCCGTGACTTAGGTGGGTTAATCTTTGTAGATTTACGTGACCGTAGTGGAATCGTTCAAGTTGTATTTGGGGATGAAGCTAAAGATGCACTAGCGGTAGCAGAAAAGATTCGTAACGAATACGTGGTTGAAATCGAAGGAACAGTTGTTCTTCGCGATGAAAGTCAAGTCAACCCGAACATTAAATCAGGTAAAATTGAAGTGATTGCTTCTTCTATTATCATTATAAACGAAGCAAAAACGCCTCCTTTTGCAATTGATAATAAAGTTGAAGTTTCTGAAGATTTACGTTTGAAATATCGCTATTTAGACTTACGTCGTCCAGTAATGTACAACACTTTTAAATTGCGTTCGGATATTACACGTTCAATTCGTAATTTCTTACAAAACGAAGGCTTCTTGGAAGTAGAGACACCAATCCTAACTAAATCTACTCCAGAAGGTGCACGTGACTATTTAGTACCATCACGTGTACATGAAGGTGAATTTTATGCGTTACCACAATCACCTCAGTTATTTAAACAATTATTAATGGTTTCAGGATTTGAAAAGTACTTCCAAATTGCTCGTTGCTTCCGTGACGAAGACTTACGTGCAGATCGTCAGCCAGAATTTACACAAGTTGATATTGAAACATCATTTATGTCAATGGATGAAATTATTGGCATGAACGAGCGTTTGATACAAACGGTAATGAAGGAAGCTAAAGGCGTTGATGTACAACTTCCATTCCAACGTATGTCTTATAAAGAAGCAATGGATCGTTTTGGTTCAGATAAACCTGATGTTCGCTTTGGACTTGAACTTGTACAGCTTTCTGAGATTGTTCGTGATTCTTCGTTTAAAGTATTTGCTCAAGCTGTTGAGTCAGGTGGCGAAGTAAAAGCGATCAATGTAAAAGGTAACGCGGACAAATATTCACGTAAAGATATTGACGCTTTAACTGAGTTTGTTAAAATCTACGGAGCAAAAGGCTTGGCTTGGTTAAAAGTAACGGAAGAAGGATTAAACGGTCCTATCGCTAAATTCTTTGAGGGTGAAATTGCCGAGAGCCTAATGGATGCAACAAATGCAGAAAGCGGAGACTTACTATTATTCGTAGCTGATTCATCGCCGGTTGTTGCAGCGAGCTTAGGTGCTTTACGAAACAAATTAGGGAAAGAACTAGAACTAATTGATGAATCTGTTTATGCTTTCCTATGGGTTACAGATTGGCCGCTACTTGAATATGATGAAGAAGCAGGTCGTTACACAGCTGCTCACCATCCATTCACTCGTCCGTTTGCAGAGGATATTGATAAAATGGAAACAAATCCAGCAGAAGTTCGCGCACAAGCCTACGATATCGTGTTAAATGGTTACGAATTAGGTGGGGGGTCATTGCGTATTTACGAACGTGACCTACAAGAAAAAATGTTCAAATTATTAGGCTTCACAGAAGAAGAAGCTAAAGAACAATTCGGATTCTTATTAGAAGCATTTGATTACGGAGTACCGCCACATGGAGGGCTTGCATTTGGACTAGACCGCTTTGTAATGCTTCTTGCTGGCCGTACAAACTTACGCGACACTATCGCATTCCCGAAAACTGCTACAGCAAGCTGTCTATTAACTTCAGCTCCAAGCGAAGTATCTGACGCACAATTACAAGAATTAAGCTTAGCAGTGACAAAGAAAAAAGAAGACTAA